The following DNA comes from Enterocloster bolteae.
TGAAGAATTCAAAGATATGTGCAATTCCTTTAAAAAGGTAAAGTTGCATAGCAAGATGAAGTCAGATTTATTGTTGACGGACTATATCTTTTGCTTGGCTATGAGACGGATTTCTATAGATAAGAGAAGTATTCTCAAGCGCCTGGCAGCATCTGTTTTTGATTTTCAAGTCCGAAGTTCTGTAATTGGAACTGGAAAAATAGCTTTCATATTTACTGGAAATCAGTATATGCGGCCAGATTATTTGCAGTGTGTTGAAAATACTGCAACCCAAGCAAGGAATTCTACTCTGTTTTTGATTGATCGAAAAAGCACAAAGTTATCCATTAGAAATATCATTAAATTGCCTTTTATCTTTATCTGGGCCAACAGGCTGAATGCGATTGTCCGTGATAGATGGATTAGCTTGGACATGGCTGTATCTGTATTTAGATCTGTCAATCAAGCAAACTTCTTTATCAATGCTATAAAGAAGTTTAGGTGTGAGAAAGTCGTGACTTTTTGCGATCAGTGGAGTATTGATAACGCCCTCACTCAGCTTGCAATAACACAAAATTATCCTACTGCAACATTACAACATGGTAATGGAAATGAGATTTTTGCCGGTTTTTGTAGTAATTATTACTTGGCAAACAGTATGCTGAGTAAGATAAATGCTATCCAATGTGGTATTTCGGAAAAGCAGATTGTTGTAGTTGGTCCTATGAAGTATGCTGGATTCCAATTTGAATATGAAAAGACGAATGTTCTCAGTAAGATCGGAATTGTGTTTGACGGGCTGGATAATTTCAAGAATAACCTAGCTATGCTCAAGTCAGCACACCAAGTGGCTGAACATCTGGAGTTAAAATGTTACATCCGTTTTCATCCCAGCAATAAACGGGAAGAGTATGCTAAATATTTATCTGATACGGATGTTATTTGCGATGATTTGAAGGAGTTTGAAATGATTCCAGATTTTTATATTACTTATATCTCGACAATGTATACGGATATGCTGTTCAAGAAAAGAATCTCCTTTCGGTATGCAACGCAGGAGCCCAATATGTTCACGAGTTTGACGGATACGACCTTCTCTAATGCCGATGAACTGGAAGCAGTGGTAATTAATGCGAGAGAAAATTATGCGGCGTGTCTTGAATGGCAGAAAGCTACTAAGCAGGAGATATTTGGAGCAGATGAGGGCGTAAATCAGTATCAGAAGTTTTTTAAAGTGTGGGGAGAATCGTAAGGATGATAAAGGGAAATCCATTGGTCAGTATCATTGTTCCGGTATATGGAGTAGAGGCTTATCTGGATCAATGTATCAACAGTATTGTAGAACAAACATATCAGAATATTGAATTGATTCTGATTGACGATGGTAGTTCTGATCGCTGCCCTGAAATTTGTGATGCGTGGGCTACGCGAGACTGTCGCATTCAGGTACTCCATAAAGAGAATGGTGGGCAGTCTTCGGCAAGGAATATTGGGCTTGATACGGCAAAAGGAGAATGGATTTTTTTCGTAGATAGTGATGACTGGATAGAGCCGGAATGTATTTCTGTTCTAGTAGAGATTTCGTTGGTTAATAATGCGGATATATCTGTGATTTATCCACAGAATCATAAAGGAAATATGGTTATTCCAAAACCATTTTTCTTAAAAGACAAAGGTGACGTGTATTGTTTGAGTGCAGAGGATGCCGTAACGTATTTTATGGAGCAAGCGGTTGCTGTCATGGGCAAGCTGTATCGTGCAGATATATTGCAGGATATTCGTTTCCCTGTGGGACGGAAGGCAGAAGAGTATATTGTTCAGCTTGCTGCATTAAAAAAAGCAAAGATAATCGCCTTCTGTAACCGAAATTTGTACGATTATTTAGTGCGCAACGATTCTGATTCGCATGATATTAAACCTAAATATAGAGTTGATAATATACAGGCGATCAGTGAAGCACTGGATATATGCAGACGGGATTTTCGCTGTGAGGAAGAATGGGCATTCAGATGGCTATGTGCCTTGCTCCATGAGTTTTATTCTGTGTCCGAATTTGCTAAGGAAGAGAAGAAAAAATATAACGACATACTTGTCTATGCATTATCCCAGGTCGGTGGCATGGAACAAATATATAAGAAGATGGAACAGCCGCTTGACCGTATTATATATGTTGCCAACCAATATCAGAAAATCTTAAAAGAAGAGGAATACAAAATACTTCAGAAACAGTATAGGGAAGTGTATAGAAGTCAGGCGAAAAGAGAAGTCAAAGGTATCAAGTATCGGATTGCCAATCTAAACCTGAAATTCCTGGTTGCATTATATAACGGCAGGGAGGTAATAAAGTAAATGGAGTTAGTAAGTGCTATTTACCGGTTCATAACAATGAAAATATAATAGATCGATGTGTACAGAGCATCCTTGGGAATACCTATAAGAACTTAGAACTTTTGCTGGTTGAAAACGGCTCAGAGGATGCTTCTTGGGCGAAATGCCTTGCGTGGAAGGAAAATGATCATCGGATCAACTGTTTGCAGTCCTCCAAAGGCGTATCCGCTGCCCGTAATGCTGCACTAAAAAACACGATTACATTCATGCTGACTACAG
Coding sequences within:
- a CDS encoding glycosyltransferase family 2 protein, with product MIKGNPLVSIIVPVYGVEAYLDQCINSIVEQTYQNIELILIDDGSSDRCPEICDAWATRDCRIQVLHKENGGQSSARNIGLDTAKGEWIFFVDSDDWIEPECISVLVEISLVNNADISVIYPQNHKGNMVIPKPFFLKDKGDVYCLSAEDAVTYFMEQAVAVMGKLYRADILQDIRFPVGRKAEEYIVQLAALKKAKIIAFCNRNLYDYLVRNDSDSHDIKPKYRVDNIQAISEALDICRRDFRCEEEWAFRWLCALLHEFYSVSEFAKEEKKKYNDILVYALSQVGGMEQIYKKMEQPLDRIIYVANQYQKILKEEEYKILQKQYREVYRSQAKREVKGIKYRIANLNLKFLVALYNGREVIK